In Macrobrachium rosenbergii isolate ZJJX-2024 chromosome 47, ASM4041242v1, whole genome shotgun sequence, the following are encoded in one genomic region:
- the LOC136830530 gene encoding uncharacterized protein codes for MKADIKKWMRECLPCQMSKIMWDVESIIGEFHTMHCCLAHIHLDIVDPLPNSEGYRCLFTINDRNTRWPEAILIWQQIAESCVKALIGWVSIHEVQQIITSHRGANFTSSLWNSLADSWGQS; via the coding sequence ATGAAAGCCGACATCAAAAAGTGGATGAGAGAATGCCTTCCATGTCAGATGTCAAAAATAATGTGGGATGTAGAGAGCATaataggagagttccacacaatGCACTGCTGTCTCGCCCACATCCACCTCGACATAGTGGACCCTCTACCCAACTCCGAGGGGTACAGATGCCTGTTCACCATCAatgacagaaataccaggtggccagaagcaatactgATATGGCAACAGATAGcggagagttgtgtgaaagctctTATTGGGTGGGTCAGCATTCATGAAGTCCAGCAGATCATCACGAGTCACAGGGGGGCCAATTTCACGTCCAGTTTATGGAACTCCCTCGCGGACAGTTGGGGACAAAGTTAG